One stretch of Nomascus leucogenys isolate Asia chromosome 9, Asia_NLE_v1, whole genome shotgun sequence DNA includes these proteins:
- the HPSE gene encoding heparanase isoform X3, with translation MLLRSKPALPPPLLLLLLGPLGPLSPGALPRPTQAQDVVDLDFFTQQPLHLVSPSFLSVTIDANLATDPRFLIFLGSPKLRTLARGLSPAYLRFGGTKTDFLIFDPKKESTFEERSYWQSQVNQDICKYGSIPLDVEEKLRLEWPYQEQLLLREHYQKKFKNSTYSRSSVDVLYTFANCSGLDLIFGLNALLRTADLQWNSSNAQLLLGYCSSKMYNISWELGNEPNSFLKKADIFINGSQLGEDFIQLHKLLRKSTFKNAKLYGPDVGQPRRKTAKMLKSFLKAGGEVIDSVTWHHYYLNGRTATKEDFLNPGVLDIFISSVQKVFQDYWLSLLFKKLVGTRVLMASVKGSKRRKLRVYLHCTNTDNPRYKEGDLTLYAINLHNVTKYLRLPYPFFNKQVDKYLLRPLGPHGLLSKSVQLNGQTLKMVDDQTLPPLMEKPLRPGSSLGLPAFSYSFFVIRNAKAAACI, from the exons ATGCTGCTGCGCTCGAAGCCTgcgctgccgccgccgctgctgctgctgctcctggggCCGCTGGGTCCCCTCTCCCCTGGCGCCCTGCCCCGACCTACGCAAGCACAGGACGTCGTGGACCTGGACTTCTTCACCCAGCAGCCGCTGCACCTGGTGAGCCCCTCGTTCCTGTCCGTCACCATCGACGCCAACCTGGCCACAGACCCGCGGTTCCTCATCTTCCTGGG TTCTCCAAAGCTTCGTACCTTGGCCAGAGGCTTGTCTCCTGCGTACCTGAGGTTTGGTGGCACCAAGACAGACTTCCTAATTTTCGATCCCAAGAAGGAATCAACCTTTGAAGAGAGAAGTTACTGGCAATCTCAAGTCAACCAGg ATATTTGCAAATATGGATCCATCCCTCTTGACGTGGAGGAGAAGTTACGGTTGGAATGGCCCTACCAGGAGCAATTGCTACTCCGAGAACACTACCAGAAAAAGTTCAAGAACAGCACCTACTCAA gaAGCTCTGTAGATGTGCTATACACTTTTGCAAATTGCTCAGGACTGGACCTGATCTTTGGCCTAAATGCGTTATTAAGAACAGCAGATTTGCAGTGGAACAGTTCTAATGCTCAGTTGCTCCTGGGCTACTGCTCTTCCAAGATGTATAACATTTCTTGGGAACTAGGCAATG AACCTAACAGTTTCCTTAAGAAGGCTGATATTTTCATCAATGGGTCGCAGTTAGGAGAAGATTTTATTCAATTGCATAAACTTCTAAGAAAGTCCACCTTCAAAAATGCAAAACTCTATGGTCCTGATGTTGGTCAGCCTCGAAGAAAGACGGCTAAGATGCTGAAGAG cttcctGAAGGCTGGTGGAGAAGTGATTGATTCAGTTACATGGCATCA CTACTATTTGAATGGACGAACTGCTACCAAAGAAGATTTTCTAAACCCTGGTGTAttggacatttttatttcatctgtgCAAAAAGTTTTCCAG GATTATTGGCTATCTCTTCTGTTCAAGAAGTTGGTGGGCACCAGGGTGTTAATGGCAAGTGTGAAAGGTTCAAAGAGAAGGAAACTTCGAGTATACCTTCATTGCACAAACACTGACAA TCCAAGGTATAAAGAAGGAGATTTAACTCTGTATGCCATAAACCTCCATAATGTCACCAAGTACTTGCGGTTACCCTATCCTTTTTTTAACAAGCAAGTGGATAAATACCTTCTAAGACCTTTGGGACCTCATGGATTACTTTCCAA ATCTGTCCAACTCAATGGTCAAACTCTAAAGATGGTGGATGATCAAACCTTGCCACCTTTAATGGAAAAACCTCTCCGGCCAGGAAGTTCACTGGGCTTGCCAGCTTTCTCATATAGTTTTTTTGTGATAAGAAATGCCAAAGCTGCTGCTtgcatctga
- the HPSE gene encoding heparanase isoform X1 produces the protein MLLRSKPALPPPLLLLLLGPLGPLSPGALPRPTQAQDVVDLDFFTQQPLHLVSPSFLSVTIDANLATDPRFLIFLGSPKLRTLARGLSPAYLRFGGTKTDFLIFDPKKESTFEERSYWQSQVNQDICKYGSIPLDVEEKLRLEWPYQEQLLLREHYQKKFKNSTYSRSSVDVLYTFANCSGLDLIFGLNALLRTADLQWNSSNAQLLLGYCSSKMYNISWELGNEPNSFLKKADIFINGSQLGEDFIQLHKLLRKSTFKNAKLYGPDVGQPRRKTAKMLKSFLKAGGEVIDSVTWHHYYLNGRTATKEDFLNPGVLDIFISSVQKVFQVVESTRPGKKVWLGETSSAYGGGAPLLSDTFAAGFMWLDKLGLSARMGIEVVMRQVFFGAGNYHLVDENFDPLPDYWLSLLFKKLVGTRVLMASVKGSKRRKLRVYLHCTNTDNPRYKEGDLTLYAINLHNVTKYLRLPYPFFNKQVDKYLLRPLGPHGLLSKSVQLNGQTLKMVDDQTLPPLMEKPLRPGSSLGLPAFSYSFFVIRNAKAAACI, from the exons ATGCTGCTGCGCTCGAAGCCTgcgctgccgccgccgctgctgctgctgctcctggggCCGCTGGGTCCCCTCTCCCCTGGCGCCCTGCCCCGACCTACGCAAGCACAGGACGTCGTGGACCTGGACTTCTTCACCCAGCAGCCGCTGCACCTGGTGAGCCCCTCGTTCCTGTCCGTCACCATCGACGCCAACCTGGCCACAGACCCGCGGTTCCTCATCTTCCTGGG TTCTCCAAAGCTTCGTACCTTGGCCAGAGGCTTGTCTCCTGCGTACCTGAGGTTTGGTGGCACCAAGACAGACTTCCTAATTTTCGATCCCAAGAAGGAATCAACCTTTGAAGAGAGAAGTTACTGGCAATCTCAAGTCAACCAGg ATATTTGCAAATATGGATCCATCCCTCTTGACGTGGAGGAGAAGTTACGGTTGGAATGGCCCTACCAGGAGCAATTGCTACTCCGAGAACACTACCAGAAAAAGTTCAAGAACAGCACCTACTCAA gaAGCTCTGTAGATGTGCTATACACTTTTGCAAATTGCTCAGGACTGGACCTGATCTTTGGCCTAAATGCGTTATTAAGAACAGCAGATTTGCAGTGGAACAGTTCTAATGCTCAGTTGCTCCTGGGCTACTGCTCTTCCAAGATGTATAACATTTCTTGGGAACTAGGCAATG AACCTAACAGTTTCCTTAAGAAGGCTGATATTTTCATCAATGGGTCGCAGTTAGGAGAAGATTTTATTCAATTGCATAAACTTCTAAGAAAGTCCACCTTCAAAAATGCAAAACTCTATGGTCCTGATGTTGGTCAGCCTCGAAGAAAGACGGCTAAGATGCTGAAGAG cttcctGAAGGCTGGTGGAGAAGTGATTGATTCAGTTACATGGCATCA CTACTATTTGAATGGACGAACTGCTACCAAAGAAGATTTTCTAAACCCTGGTGTAttggacatttttatttcatctgtgCAAAAAGTTTTCCAG GTGGTTGAGAGCACCAGGCCTGGCAAGAAGGTCTGGTTAGGAGAAACAAGCTCTGCATATGGAGGCGGAGCACCCTTGCTATCCGACACCTTTGCAGCTGGCTTTAT gtGGCTGGATAAATTGGGCCTGTCAGCCCGAATGGGAATAGAAGTGGTGATGAGGCAAGTATTCTTTGGAGCAGGAAACTACCATTTAGTGGATGAAAACTTCGATCCTTTACCC GATTATTGGCTATCTCTTCTGTTCAAGAAGTTGGTGGGCACCAGGGTGTTAATGGCAAGTGTGAAAGGTTCAAAGAGAAGGAAACTTCGAGTATACCTTCATTGCACAAACACTGACAA TCCAAGGTATAAAGAAGGAGATTTAACTCTGTATGCCATAAACCTCCATAATGTCACCAAGTACTTGCGGTTACCCTATCCTTTTTTTAACAAGCAAGTGGATAAATACCTTCTAAGACCTTTGGGACCTCATGGATTACTTTCCAA ATCTGTCCAACTCAATGGTCAAACTCTAAAGATGGTGGATGATCAAACCTTGCCACCTTTAATGGAAAAACCTCTCCGGCCAGGAAGTTCACTGGGCTTGCCAGCTTTCTCATATAGTTTTTTTGTGATAAGAAATGCCAAAGCTGCTGCTtgcatctga
- the HPSE gene encoding heparanase isoform X2: protein MLLRSKPALPPPLLLLLLGPLGPLSPGALPRPTQAQDVVDLDFFTQQPLHLVSPSFLSVTIDANLATDPRFLIFLGSPKLRTLARGLSPAYLRFGGTKTDFLIFDPKKESTFEERSYWQSQVNQDICKYGSIPLDVEEKLRLEWPYQEQLLLREHYQKKFKNSTYSKPNSFLKKADIFINGSQLGEDFIQLHKLLRKSTFKNAKLYGPDVGQPRRKTAKMLKSFLKAGGEVIDSVTWHHYYLNGRTATKEDFLNPGVLDIFISSVQKVFQVVESTRPGKKVWLGETSSAYGGGAPLLSDTFAAGFMWLDKLGLSARMGIEVVMRQVFFGAGNYHLVDENFDPLPDYWLSLLFKKLVGTRVLMASVKGSKRRKLRVYLHCTNTDNPRYKEGDLTLYAINLHNVTKYLRLPYPFFNKQVDKYLLRPLGPHGLLSKSVQLNGQTLKMVDDQTLPPLMEKPLRPGSSLGLPAFSYSFFVIRNAKAAACI from the exons ATGCTGCTGCGCTCGAAGCCTgcgctgccgccgccgctgctgctgctgctcctggggCCGCTGGGTCCCCTCTCCCCTGGCGCCCTGCCCCGACCTACGCAAGCACAGGACGTCGTGGACCTGGACTTCTTCACCCAGCAGCCGCTGCACCTGGTGAGCCCCTCGTTCCTGTCCGTCACCATCGACGCCAACCTGGCCACAGACCCGCGGTTCCTCATCTTCCTGGG TTCTCCAAAGCTTCGTACCTTGGCCAGAGGCTTGTCTCCTGCGTACCTGAGGTTTGGTGGCACCAAGACAGACTTCCTAATTTTCGATCCCAAGAAGGAATCAACCTTTGAAGAGAGAAGTTACTGGCAATCTCAAGTCAACCAGg ATATTTGCAAATATGGATCCATCCCTCTTGACGTGGAGGAGAAGTTACGGTTGGAATGGCCCTACCAGGAGCAATTGCTACTCCGAGAACACTACCAGAAAAAGTTCAAGAACAGCACCTACTCAA AACCTAACAGTTTCCTTAAGAAGGCTGATATTTTCATCAATGGGTCGCAGTTAGGAGAAGATTTTATTCAATTGCATAAACTTCTAAGAAAGTCCACCTTCAAAAATGCAAAACTCTATGGTCCTGATGTTGGTCAGCCTCGAAGAAAGACGGCTAAGATGCTGAAGAG cttcctGAAGGCTGGTGGAGAAGTGATTGATTCAGTTACATGGCATCA CTACTATTTGAATGGACGAACTGCTACCAAAGAAGATTTTCTAAACCCTGGTGTAttggacatttttatttcatctgtgCAAAAAGTTTTCCAG GTGGTTGAGAGCACCAGGCCTGGCAAGAAGGTCTGGTTAGGAGAAACAAGCTCTGCATATGGAGGCGGAGCACCCTTGCTATCCGACACCTTTGCAGCTGGCTTTAT gtGGCTGGATAAATTGGGCCTGTCAGCCCGAATGGGAATAGAAGTGGTGATGAGGCAAGTATTCTTTGGAGCAGGAAACTACCATTTAGTGGATGAAAACTTCGATCCTTTACCC GATTATTGGCTATCTCTTCTGTTCAAGAAGTTGGTGGGCACCAGGGTGTTAATGGCAAGTGTGAAAGGTTCAAAGAGAAGGAAACTTCGAGTATACCTTCATTGCACAAACACTGACAA TCCAAGGTATAAAGAAGGAGATTTAACTCTGTATGCCATAAACCTCCATAATGTCACCAAGTACTTGCGGTTACCCTATCCTTTTTTTAACAAGCAAGTGGATAAATACCTTCTAAGACCTTTGGGACCTCATGGATTACTTTCCAA ATCTGTCCAACTCAATGGTCAAACTCTAAAGATGGTGGATGATCAAACCTTGCCACCTTTAATGGAAAAACCTCTCCGGCCAGGAAGTTCACTGGGCTTGCCAGCTTTCTCATATAGTTTTTTTGTGATAAGAAATGCCAAAGCTGCTGCTtgcatctga